In Rhodopirellula halodulae, one DNA window encodes the following:
- a CDS encoding DUF3311 domain-containing protein translates to MPNSTDASAPPNRPGLSRGAMIIAGLVLLLLILHQDNWLWHNDTLLFGFMPIGLAWHAGISIAASCTWFLATRIAWPLDEEGEQ, encoded by the coding sequence ATGCCCAACTCGACTGACGCGTCCGCTCCGCCCAATCGGCCGGGGTTGTCACGCGGTGCTATGATCATCGCTGGCTTGGTTCTCTTGTTACTGATTTTGCATCAAGACAATTGGTTGTGGCACAACGACACGTTGTTGTTTGGTTTCATGCCGATTGGTTTGGCCTGGCATGCGGGAATCTCGATTGCCGCCTCTTGCACCTGGTTCCTGGCGACCCGAATTGCATGGCCATTGGATGAGGAGGGCGAACAATGA
- a CDS encoding SLC13 family permease — protein sequence MQSVFDPLVWPTIWPMWLTIGVAIALLLGLAFRVAATDLLAVTALSILVVAQDLTGTTLLPDPTDAVAGFGNKGLITIALLFAVVAGLELTGGTELATGWLLSKAKNLRDTQVRMLLPVAAFSGFLNNTPVVAAMLPVVGDLGKRLSISPSRLLLPLSYAAILGGMCTLMGTSTNLLVRDEYNQYIAEMRANGAATELAELSFFTPAIAGLPATILGLLYIILTSKWLIPERKQAVSVGDDPQKYTVEMQVEMTGPLVGRTLQEAGLRALPGLYVAEIQRADGRIEPAKPDQRLFGEDILILVGDVDSVVDLRKIRGLITPGDQARKLQIPAWRRTLVEAVVSPRCSLIGKTIREGRFRSNFNAAVVAVARGGRRLEGKLGDVRIEPGDVLLLEASKSFMHQQRGGSDFYLVSSVERGEVRRHERAPLAIAIMVVMVTAAAFDWLSILSAAMFATVAMVMTRCCTTSEARRSIDWSVLIVIGSAIGIGRAMEQSGAAGEIANGLLSIAGGNPLGTLIAVYVATVICTELITNNAAAMLMLPIAWTAATKVGMDPMPMVVAVMIAASASFLTPFGYQTNTMVYGVGGYRLRDYIQFGFPLSLIVAVTTIGMLTWWY from the coding sequence ATGCAATCCGTGTTTGACCCCCTAGTGTGGCCAACGATTTGGCCGATGTGGCTGACCATCGGCGTCGCCATCGCATTGTTGCTGGGGCTGGCGTTCCGAGTCGCTGCGACTGATCTGCTGGCGGTCACGGCGTTGTCCATTTTGGTCGTGGCCCAAGACCTCACGGGCACGACGTTGCTGCCTGATCCGACCGACGCGGTGGCAGGGTTCGGCAACAAGGGTTTGATCACGATCGCGTTGCTATTTGCCGTCGTGGCAGGATTGGAATTGACCGGAGGCACGGAGCTGGCCACCGGATGGTTGTTGTCCAAAGCCAAAAATTTGCGAGACACGCAGGTTCGAATGTTGCTGCCCGTGGCGGCCTTCAGCGGTTTTCTAAACAACACGCCCGTTGTGGCGGCCATGTTGCCCGTGGTGGGCGACCTTGGGAAACGATTGTCGATCAGCCCCAGCCGTCTGTTGCTGCCGCTTTCCTACGCCGCGATTCTTGGCGGGATGTGCACGCTGATGGGAACCAGCACCAACCTGTTGGTTCGAGATGAATACAACCAGTACATCGCGGAGATGCGTGCAAACGGCGCAGCGACGGAATTGGCTGAATTGAGTTTTTTCACACCAGCCATCGCAGGACTTCCCGCGACCATTTTGGGACTGCTCTACATCATCCTGACGTCGAAGTGGTTGATCCCCGAACGCAAACAAGCTGTCAGCGTCGGAGATGACCCACAAAAATACACTGTCGAAATGCAAGTCGAGATGACCGGGCCGCTGGTCGGTCGAACGTTGCAAGAAGCGGGCCTGCGTGCTCTGCCAGGATTGTATGTTGCTGAAATCCAACGAGCAGATGGACGCATCGAGCCCGCCAAACCGGATCAACGTCTCTTCGGCGAGGACATTTTGATCCTGGTGGGTGATGTCGACAGCGTGGTGGATTTGCGGAAGATCCGAGGGTTGATCACTCCCGGCGATCAGGCTCGTAAGTTGCAAATTCCGGCTTGGCGTCGAACTCTGGTGGAAGCCGTCGTCAGTCCCCGGTGCAGTCTGATCGGCAAAACCATTCGCGAAGGACGGTTTCGATCGAACTTCAACGCAGCTGTTGTCGCGGTGGCTCGTGGTGGTCGACGGTTGGAAGGAAAGCTGGGCGACGTTCGCATTGAACCCGGCGACGTGTTGCTGCTTGAGGCGTCCAAGTCTTTCATGCACCAACAGCGTGGCGGAAGCGATTTCTACCTGGTCAGCAGTGTCGAACGAGGCGAAGTCCGTCGTCACGAACGTGCTCCGCTGGCGATCGCGATCATGGTGGTCATGGTGACCGCTGCCGCATTTGATTGGTTGTCGATTCTCAGTGCGGCCATGTTCGCGACGGTTGCCATGGTGATGACACGTTGCTGCACTACATCGGAAGCACGACGCAGCATCGATTGGTCGGTGTTGATCGTGATCGGATCCGCGATTGGAATCGGACGCGCGATGGAACAGAGCGGCGCGGCGGGTGAAATTGCCAATGGACTGCTCAGCATCGCGGGTGGAAACCCTCTGGGGACATTGATCGCGGTTTATGTTGCGACGGTGATCTGCACCGAATTGATCACGAACAACGCCGCGGCGATGTTGATGCTGCCGATTGCGTGGACCGCCGCGACGAAAGTTGGAATGGATCCGATGCCGATGGTGGTCGCCGTCATGATCGCGGCTTCGGCCAGTTTCTTGACGCCGTTTGGTTACCAAACCAACACAATGGTCTACGGCGTCGGTGGTTATCGCCTGAGAGATTACATTCAATTCGGGTTTCCTCTCAGCCTGATTGTGGCAGTAACGACCATCGGCATGTTGACTTGGTGGTACTAA
- a CDS encoding PaaI family thioesterase: MSERFSEAPISRLVGFQVRPSEIENGAPDAGQAIVDIDCGPQHHNPMGRVHGGLVSALADAAMGIAFGRTLLASEDFSTIEMKVNFIRPIREGRLSASAEVIQRGLRIGFVECQIKDQRGKLVATASSTCTVLSAG, from the coding sequence ATGTCCGAACGTTTTTCCGAAGCCCCCATTTCACGACTGGTCGGATTTCAGGTTCGCCCCAGCGAGATTGAGAACGGGGCACCGGATGCCGGTCAGGCAATCGTGGACATCGATTGTGGGCCGCAGCATCACAATCCGATGGGACGCGTGCACGGTGGCCTGGTATCGGCACTCGCCGATGCAGCGATGGGAATCGCGTTCGGACGTACACTGCTGGCGTCCGAAGATTTTTCCACCATCGAGATGAAGGTCAACTTCATCCGTCCGATTCGCGAAGGCCGTTTGTCAGCCAGTGCTGAAGTGATACAGCGAGGATTGCGAATCGGATTTGTGGAGTGCCAAATCAAAGACCAACGCGGGAAATTGGTGGCGACGGCCTCATCCACCTGCACGGTCCTCTCGGCTGGTTGA